DNA sequence from the Methanofollis formosanus genome:
GTCGAGATCACCCGCGCCACCGCCTACCGCGAGGGCTTCGGCGACGAGATCGCCGAGGGTTCCTTCAGGCTGGCCACGAAGTACGGCCACCCCGAACTCTCGATGACCGTCAAGAAGCAGGAGATGCCGGCCTACGACCCGCGTGCCGTGCAGGGTATCGGCCTGGAGTACGCCACCTCCAACCGTGGCGGCTGCCACGTCCGTGGCTACACCATCTCGCCTGAGATCCTCGGCCTCCCGATGAAGATGGACCCCTCGGTCACCGAAGGTAAGCCCGAGATCCTCAAGATCTTCCAGGACCTCACCGGTGCGCTCTCCGCCTCCGGTACCTGTCTCTTCGCCTCGTTCGCGATCGGCGCCGACGAGATCGCCGCCGAACTCGCGGCCGCCACCGGCGTCGAGTTCACGACCGAGAAGGTCATGGAGATCGGCGAGCGGATCTACAACATGGAGCGGATGTTCATCGTCAAGAACGGCTACTCCGGCAAGGACGACGCCCTCCCGCCCAGGCTGCTCAACGACCCGATCCCGGCCGGTCCGGCAAAGGGCAATGTCAACCACCTGCCCGAGATGCTGCCGCACTACTACGAGATCAGGGGTTGGGACGTCGACGGTATCCCGACGCAGAAGAAGCTTGAGGAGCTCGGCCTGGCCGACATGGCCTGAGCCCCTCCTTCTCATTTTTTTATCTGTTCTCTCTTTTTCAGGGGCCGGGACGGTGCAGTTCCTCCTGCATACTCCGGTTTCGGTCCGGTTCTCACCGGTCTCTCACATCGCCTCTTTGTAAATCTCTATGACCTCTTCCTTCGTCGCGACACGCGGGTTGGTGAGGTTGCAGATGTCCTTCATGGCGTTCTCGGCCAGGGTCGGGATGTCCTCCTCCTTGGCGCCGAGCGACTTGACACCCGGCGGGATCCCAATGTCGGCCGAAAGCCTTCTGATGGCGTCGATAGCTTTGTTTGCGGCCTCGATGGTGGAGAGTCCTTCGACGTTCTCACCGAGTGCCTTCGCGATGTCGACGAAACGTTCGGGTGCGGCGATGAGGTTGAACTTCTCGACGTGCGGCAGGAGGATAGCGTTGCAGACGCCGTGCGGCAGGTTGTAGAACCCGCCGAGCTGGTGGGCCATGGCGTGGACGTAGCCGAGGCTGGCGTTGTTGAAGGCGATGCCGGCGAGGTACTCGGCGTGGGCCATCATGTCGCGGGCCTTGATGTCGCTGCCGTTGGCGACGGCCGGGCGGAGCCATTTGCCGATGAGGCGGATGGCCATCAGGGCGGCGGCGTCGGTGGTCGGCGTGGCGATGGTGGAGACGTAGGCCTCGACAGCGTGGGTGAGGGCGTCCATACCGGTGGCGGCGGTGAGTGCCGGCGGCATGCTGACCATCAGTTCGGGGTCGTTGATCGCGACCTTTGGCGTCATCTTCCAGTCGACGAGGGCCATCTTGACGTGCCGACGGGTGTCGGTGATGACGGCGAAGTTGGTCATCTCGGATGCGGTACCCGCAGTGGTGTTGACGGCGATGAGCGGCGGCAGGGGTTTTCCGACCTGGCCTGCACCTTCGTAGTCGTAGATCTGTCCGCCGTTGGTGGCAATGATCCCGATGCCCTTGGCACAGTCCATCGGGGACCCGCCGCCGGCGGCGACGATCATGTCGCAGCCCTCTTTCTTGTACATCTCGGCGCCCTTGTGGACGGCGTTGTCGGTCGGGTTGGGCTCGGCGCCGGCGTAGATCACGAAGTCGACGCCCGAGTCCTTGAGGAGGGCGCCGACGTCCTCAGCGAGCGCCTTCCCGTGTTTCCCGATGCCGCAGACAATGAATGCCTTCTTTGCCCCGAGCATCTTGGCCCAGGTCCCGATATCTTTCACCGCTCCGGCACCCATGAGGGCGACCGGCGGGTTCAGAAAGGTGGATGTCATCTCTTTTTCCCCTCCGTATGGAGCACCGCAGTGGGTGCCCTATGAGGGTGAGAGATCCTCTGGGAACATAAAAGATTTTGCCAGGTCTGCGAGATTTTCCGGTTTTCTCCTCAAAATCTGTCTGAATCTCTTGAGGCCTCTGTCTCCTGCCAGCCGGGGTTGTGGGTCTCTGTTCTGAGGCTCAGGAGAAAAGGATCTGGTTTGGGGGTATGGAGTGGCTGAATGTTGTCGGTGTGGTCTTTTCTCTTCTGGGGAGGCATGGTCTTCTCGGGGTACAGGGGGGCCTGGACCTGCACTGTTCTGTCTTCCTCTATGTTCGCTTCGGGCGCTCGCGTCCTGCCCTCTCTCAGGATAGAAGGAGGAGGGCCGAGAGATGATCGTGAGGAATGTCGTGAGCCTCCCGTCGTCTCTCTCCCTCGATTAAAAAAGAAGAGTGCCGTGCCTACTTGAAATAGACTCCGACGTCCCGCATCTTGCTGAACCGTGCGATGTTGATGACAAGCGGGGTGATGGCCTCGATGTACGGCGAGACTGCAAGAGGCCCGGCGTCCAGGGCTTTGAGTTCTGAGATCGAGTTGACCAGTTCCATGACCCGTTCCTTGGCGTCGTCGAAGTCCGAACAGACACAGACCGAGTAGTCGAGGGGTTCGGAGAGCTGCTGCCACTTGCCGGCCGGGATGTTGTTGAAGGCGGCGACGACTTTCGATTCAGGCAGGAGTTTCTGAAGTTTCAGGGCGGCCGAACCGTCCTCGGGCGGGTTGTACTTGAAGAAGTCGGTCCTGATCATCGGGTTCATCAGGCTGATGACGATCTTGCCCTCCAGTCCGGTGAGCCCCTCGATCGTCCTCTCCAGATTTTCGGCCGGGATCGAGAAGACGACGATCTCCGATTCGTCCACGACCCCCTGGTTGGTCGTCGGGAGCAGGTCGAAGGGGAGGCCCAACACCTTCAGGGCGTAACCGCAGAGCTCGCAGGCGGCCTGGGCCTTCTCTTCGATGCGCGATCCGATATAGACGGTGTGGGTCTGCGAGAGCCGCAGTGCCATACCCTGTCCGATCCCCCCGGTCCCTCCAATAATGCCTACTTTCATGGCCGCATCCTACCTTTTTGTATCTCTTATGCTTTTCGCCTTAAGGACTTTGAGATCTGATCCTGCCTCTCGTGCCGGTTGCCGACTCTCCTTCTCGTGGTGATATCGCCTGGAGTCCCACACTCGAAGGTTTTTTCTATCCATAGACCCGGTGAGGGTAGCGTGGGGGGTTGATATGACCGGAGGCGTGGGAGATCAAACGGCGTTGCAGGAGATCCTCGGGGCCTATCCCCGGGATCCCAGGCATCTGCTCGCGGCGTTGCAGGACATCCAGGCCGAGTACAACTATCTCTCGGTCGAGTCGATGAAAGAGGTCGCCGTCTATCTCGGCGTCCCTGAGAGCCAGGTCTTCAGTGTCGCCACATTTTACAAGGCGCTCAGTCTGGTTCCGCTGGGGAAGAAGGTGATC
Encoded proteins:
- the npdG gene encoding NADPH-dependent F420 reductase codes for the protein MKVGIIGGTGGIGQGMALRLSQTHTVYIGSRIEEKAQAACELCGYALKVLGLPFDLLPTTNQGVVDESEIVVFSIPAENLERTIEGLTGLEGKIVISLMNPMIRTDFFKYNPPEDGSAALKLQKLLPESKVVAAFNNIPAGKWQQLSEPLDYSVCVCSDFDDAKERVMELVNSISELKALDAGPLAVSPYIEAITPLVINIARFSKMRDVGVYFK
- a CDS encoding iron-containing alcohol dehydrogenase, coding for MTSTFLNPPVALMGAGAVKDIGTWAKMLGAKKAFIVCGIGKHGKALAEDVGALLKDSGVDFVIYAGAEPNPTDNAVHKGAEMYKKEGCDMIVAAGGGSPMDCAKGIGIIATNGGQIYDYEGAGQVGKPLPPLIAVNTTAGTASEMTNFAVITDTRRHVKMALVDWKMTPKVAINDPELMVSMPPALTAATGMDALTHAVEAYVSTIATPTTDAAALMAIRLIGKWLRPAVANGSDIKARDMMAHAEYLAGIAFNNASLGYVHAMAHQLGGFYNLPHGVCNAILLPHVEKFNLIAAPERFVDIAKALGENVEGLSTIEAANKAIDAIRRLSADIGIPPGVKSLGAKEEDIPTLAENAMKDICNLTNPRVATKEEVIEIYKEAM